The genomic window GGACTTCGGTGGTTCGCCGGCTGCGGGTCCGTGGGGGCTTGTCGCGCCCATGCGGCGGAGCCGCACATCGATACAGCCCCGCGCCCCTAGACCTTGCTGTCCAAGCGTTGGCCGCGAAGCAGGAACCAGGCCGCCACTGACGTCGCGATGAGCACTGCCGCGCCCGCGCCTGCCGCAAGGGCAAGGCCGTCGACGAATGCCTGCCGGGCCGACGACAGCATCTCCTGTGCCGCGTCCGCCGGCATTCCCGCCGCCACCTCCACCGCGCCGCCCAATGACTCGTGCGCCCCGGCCGGGGTGCCCGCGGGAGCCGTGAAGTCGCGGTACACGCCGGTCACGATCGAGCCCAGGACCGCGATGCCCAGGGCGGCGCCCAACTCGTACGCCGTCTCGGACACCGCCGAAGCCGAACCCGCCTGCTCCTTCGGGACGCTGGAGAGGATGACGTCGGCGGTGACGGTGAAGGAGAAGCCCGCGCCGACGCCGACGATCAGCAGGGCGGCGCCGATCAGGGGGTAGCCGGTGGACCGGTCGACCAGGGTGAGCATGCCCAGGGCCAGGCCGATGGCCGCGAGGCCGCCCGCTACCACGGAACGGACGGAGAAGCGGCGGGCGGCGGCTCCCGCGACCAGGCCGGCCACCACCGCGCCGACGGCCGCCGGGAGTTCCGCGAGGCCCGCCTCCAGCGGACCCCTGCCCTGGACGAGTTGCAGGAACTGGGAGAGGAAGAAGACCAGGCCGGACAGGCCGAGAATGGTCAGCAGGTCGGCGAGGACGGCTCCGGAGAAGCCTCGGTTGCGGAACAGGCGCATGTCCAGCAGGGGGTGCGGCAGGGTGAGCTGGCGGCGCACGAAGGCGAACAGGGCGGCGGCGCCGACCAGGCCCGCGGCGAGCGCGTTGCCGTCGAGGCCATGGGTGGCGGTCTCCTTCACCGCGTACACCACACCGATCATGCCCACGAGCGACAGGCCGACGCTGGGCAGGTCCCACGGGCCGGGGCTCGGGTGGCGGGACTCGGGCAGCAGCTTGATGCCGACGAGGACGAGGATGACCATCACCGGCAGGTTGATCAGGAAGACCGAGCCCCACCAGAAGTGTTCGAGCAGGAAGCCGCCGACGACCGGGCCGACCGCCGTACCCGCGGAGGCGGTGGCGCCCCAGATGCCGATGGCGAGGCTGCGTTCGCGCGGGTCGTGGAAGAGGTTGCGGATCAGGGCGAGGGTGGCGGGCATCAGGGTCGCGCCCGCGACGCCGAGCAGCGCCCGCGCGACGATCAACAACTCGGGTGTCGTCGCGTACGCGTTGAGTACGGATATCACGCCGAACGCCGTGGCCCCGGTCAGCAGCAGCTTCTTGCGGCCGATACGGTCGCCGAGGCTGCCGGCCGAGACGAGCAGGCCCGCGATGACGAACGAGTAGACGTCGCCGATCCAGAGGAGCTGGGTGCCCGAGGGCTTCAGGTCCTCGCTGATGTAGGGGGTCGCGAGGCCGAGGACGGTCGCGTCGACGGCCACCAGCAGCACGGCGAGCACGAGGACGGAGAGCGCGAGCCAGCGGCCCGGCCTGTTCTCCGTCTCCGCCGCACGGGCCGGCTGCAGGGTGCTGGTCATGATTCCTCTCTCGGTTGTTCGGGATGACGCAGGGCGCCGCCGAGCAGCAGCTCGACGATCATGAAGTGGAAGTCCTTGGGGGCCACGCGGCCTTCCGAGACCGCCCAGGCACCGGAGGCCAGCAGGCCGTACAGCGCCTCGGTGAGCCAGGCCGGGGTGAGGTCGATACGGAACTCGCCTGCCGCCTGGCCCCGCCTGAAGAGGGCCGCGATGCGGTCGTCGATCCGGGACCAGCCCTCGTTCTGCTCCCCCTCGAACAGCTGGTTCTCGGAGTAGAGGAAGGCGAGGAGGCCCGCGGCCGGTTCGACCTCCCGCACGAGCCGTCGTACGGCCTCGCGCGCCGGGCCCTCCGCCAGGCGGGCCGCGTCCAGCGCGGCCTCGCACTCCGCGATGCCGAGCGCCTCCAGCGCCCGTACGAGCGCGTCCCGCCCGGCGAACTGGCGGTGCAGCGTCGCCCGACTGATCCCGGCGGCCTTGGCGACCTCGTCCATGGTCGCGGTGGACTTGCGGGTCAGCAGGGCGGCTGCGCTGCGCAGCACATGTTCACGGTCGACAGCCATGAGACAACCATAGCCCAAGTGAGACATGCTTGTCTCATCAGGGGCATAGGCGTCTCACGGCAAGTCGCTCACCAGATTTTTCAGTGCCAGGGCAGCCGGCCGCGCTTCTCCCAGTACGTCTGCGGGTCCTCGACGAGACTCGCGAGGCGGGTCAGCTGCTCGTCGTCGAGGTCGACGACTGCCGCGTGCAGGTTGGAGGCGAGCTGAAGGGTGGTGGCGGCGCCGGAGAGGACGACACCGGCCCAGGGCTGCCGCAGGACCAGCGCCAGGGCGACCGCGTCGCAGCCGTGGCCCGCCTCCTCGGCCACCGACTTCAGCGCGTCCGGGGCGTACGGGTCTGCCAGACGGCCGTTGGCCATGGCCTCCTTGACGATGACGGTGAGCCCGGCGTCGTGCGCCTCCGCGAGGGCGGGGGCGGCGGAGGTCTCCAGGGCGTTGTACGTCGACTGGACGGTACGGAAGAGGGGCTCGCCGTCGACGGTCACGGCGAGGGCGGTGCGGATCGTCTCCGCCTGGGCCGGGCCGCTCGTGGAGAAGCCGATGGTGACGCCCTGGGCGGCGGCCTCCGCCAGCTTGGCGTGGAGTTCCTTGTCGGTGAGGGCCGGGCTGTCCGGGGTCACCGAGTGGATCTGGTAGAGGTCGAGGCGGTCGCCGAGCAGTTCCGCCGTTTCGGCGCGCTGACGTTCGAACGTCTGGACGCTGTGGTCCTTGACCTCGTGGTTCTCGGCGTCGGTGGTCCAGTCGGCGGTGTAGGTGTAGCCCCACTTGCTGCCGACGACGATGTCGTCGATGTCCTGGCGGGTGCTCAGCCAGGCCGCCAGGAACTCCTCCGAGAGGCCGTACGAGCGGGCCGCGTCGAAATAGCGGATGCCCTGGGCGTAGGCGGCGTCGAGGAGCTCGTGGGTGCGGGTGCGGAGGGCGTCGACGGTGCGGATCTCTCCGAGGTCGTGGTCCCGGTTGAGGTTGATGTAGCCGGGGCGGCCGACGGCGGCGAGGCCGAGTCCGATGTGGCAGGTGGGGGTTGTCGCTGTGGCCAGTCGGGCGAAGGGCATCGCGGGCTCCGTTCGGTCGGCTCCGGTACGGCTTCCGACCAACGTAACCCGTGATGACCTTCGTCGTGCGGCGTGGGTCGTGCCGGTGCGGTTCTCGCCCCCGCCGCCCCTGCCCGTCCCCTCCTGCGGGGCTGCGCGCCCCTGCAACCCCCGCGACAGGGCCCGGCGGGACGAGGATGTCGGGCGGGTGCGGGTTGGCTGTGGTCGCTCGCGCCGTTCCCCGCGCCCCTACCCACCCGCTGTCGCCGCACACCCCCGAATCCCGAGCTGGAAAGCGGGCAGAGCCGAAGGGGCGGCAGCCGCTGTCACTTCCCCTTGGCCGTCGCCCACTCGTGCTGGGCCGCCACGTCCACCTTGATCTCCGCCAGCTGGATCGCCACCGCGCTCGGGGCGGTGCCGCCTCGGCCGTTGCGGGAGGCCAGGGCGCCGGGGACGTTCAGGACCGTGCGGACCTCGGGGGTCAGGTGGGCGGAGATCTTGGCGAACTGGTCGTCCGTCAGGTCGCTCAGCTCCTTGTTCTCGGCCTCGGCGGCCTTGACGCACTCTCCGGCGACCTCGTGGGCGACACGGAAGGGGACGCCCTGCTTGACGAGCCACTCGGCGATGTCGGTGGCGAGGGAGAAGCCGGCGGGGGCCAGTTCCTCCATGCGCTCGCGGTGGACGGTGAGGGTGGCCATCATGCCGGTGAAGGCGGGGAGGAGGACCTCCAGTTGGTCGATGGAGTCGAAGACCGGCTCCTTGTCCTCCTGGAGGTCGCGGTTGTAGGCGAGGGGCAGGGCCTTGAGGGTCGCCATGAGGCCGGTCAGGTTGCCGATGAGGCGGCCGCTCTTGCCTCGCGCCAGCTCCGCGATGTCCGGGTTCTTCTTCTGCGGCATGATCGACGAGCCCGTCGAGAACGCGTCGTGGAGGGTCACGAAGGAGAACTCCTTCGTGTTCCAGATGATGACCTCCTCGGCGATCCGGGAGAGGTTCACGCCGATCATCGCGGTGATGAAGGCGAACTCGGCGACGAAGTCGCGGGACGCCGTGCCGTCGATGGAGTTCGCGGAGCTGCCGTGCTCGAAGCCGAGGTCCTTGGCCACCGCCTCCGGGTCCAGGCCGAGGCTGCTGCCCGCGAGGGCACCCGAGCCGTACGGGGAGACCGCCGTGCGCTCGTCCCACTGACGCAGGCGCTCCGCGTCCCGGGACAGGGACTGCACGTGCGCGAGGACGTGGTGGGCGAACAGGACCGGCTGGGCGTGCTGGAGGTGGGTGCGGCCGGGCATGGCCACGTCCGGGTGGGCCTCCGCGAGGCCGATCAGCGCGTCCTGGAGGTCGGCGATCAGGCCGCCGATCGTCCGGGCGTGGTCGCGCAGGTACATGCGGAAGAGGGTCGCGACCTGGTCGTTCCGGGACCGGCCGGCGCGCAGCTTGCCGCCCAGGTCGGGGCCGAGGCGCTCCAGCAGGCCACGCTCCAGGGCGGTGTGCACGTCCTCGTCGGCGATGGTGCCGATGAATTCGCCCGACGCCACGTCCACTTCGAGACGGTCCAGGCCCGCGATCATGCGGGTCAGTTCGTCCTCGGTGAGCAGGCCCGCCTTGTGCAGCACGCGCGCGTGGGCGCGGGAGCCCGCGATGTCGTACGGCGCCAGCCGCCAGTCGAAGTGGACGGACGCGGACAGCTTCGCCAGGGCCTCGGCGGGACCGTCGGCGAAACGGCCGCCCCAGAGCCGTACGTCACCGCTGTTGCTGCTCACTTGCGTTGCTCCTAGAGAAGGGTGTGGATGTGACCGCAGACCTTATCGGCGCCAGGACAAGTCCATGTCAGGCTCGGCCCTGCAATTGACGCCGTGCCGCGATCTTCGACGACATGCTGTAGATGTCGATGAAGCCCTTGGCCGCGGCCTGGTCGAAGGTGTCGCCCGTGTCGTACGTCGCCAGGTTGAAGTCGTACAGCGAGGACTGCGAGCGCCGGCCCGTGACCACCGCGCGGCCGCCGTGCAGCGTCATGCGGATGTCGCCGGAGACGTGCTCGTTGGCCTCGTCGACGAAGCCCTCGAGGGCGCGCTTGAGCGGGGAGAACCACTGGCCGTCGTAGACGAGTTCGCCCCAGCGCTGCTCGACCTGCCGCTTGTAGCGGGCGAGTTCGCGCTCGACGGTGACGTTCTCCAGCTCCTGGTGGGCCGTGATGAGGGCGATCGCGCCCGGGGCCTCGTACACCTCGCGGGACTTGATGCCGACGAGGCGGTCCTCGACCATGTCGATCCGGCCGATGCCCTGGGCGCCGGCGCGCTCGTTCAGCTCCTGGATCGCCTGGAGGACCGTGACGGGCTTGCCGTCGATCGCGACGGGGACGCCCTGCTCGAACGTGACGACGACCTCGTCGGGGTCCCGCTGGGCCGCCGGGTCCTGGGTGTACTCGTAGATGTCCGCGATCGGGCCGTTCCAGATGTCCTCCAGGAAGCCCGTCTCGACGGCGCGTCCGAAGACGTTCTGGTCGATGGAGTACGGGGACTTCTTGGTGGTGGCGATCGGGAGGTGCTTGGCCTCGCAGAACGCGATGGCCTTGTCGCGGGTCATCGCGTAGTCGCGGACCGGGGCGATGCACTTCAGGTCGGGGGCGAGGGCGACGATGCCGGCCTCGAAACGGACCTGGTCGTTGCCCTTGCCGGTGCAGCCGTGGGCGACGGTCGTGGCGCCGTGCTTCCGGGCGGCGGCGACGAGGTGCTTGACGATCGTCGGGCGGGAGAGCGCGGAGACCAGCGGATAGCGATCCATGTAGAGGGCGTTGGCCTTGATCGCCGGGAGGCAGTACTCGTCGGCGAACTCGTCCCGCGCGTCAGCCACTTCGGCCTCGACCGCGCCGCACGCGAGGGCACGCTTGCGGATGGCGTCCAGGTCCTCACCGCCCTGGCCGACGTCCACCGCGACCGCGATGACCTCGGCACCCGTCTCCTCGGCGATCCAGCCGATGGCGACGGAGGTGTCAAGACCGCCCGAGTAGGCGAGTACGACGCGCTCGGTCACGGGGCTCTCCTCACACTGCGCTCACTGACATGCATGAGTATGCAGGATCATGCATGAATAGTCAATCTGGAAGAAGTTCTGGAGATCCCGGCAGAGGTTTGAACAAACGAAACCGCTTTCCCGTAACTCTCCCCGAACGCAGGCGCCGCGTTTGTAAACAACGACCACACCCGACCCGAGTGAGGCATCCGCATGTCCAGGGCTCTTCCGAAGTACAACAAGCGTCGCGTAGGAATCATCGGCGGCGCCGCCGCGGTCGTGCTCTCCGGAGCGGTCATCGCGGGTTCCGCCCTCGCCGGGGAAGGCGCCAACAACAACGGCCAGGACGCCGCGGCGAACGCCTCGCCCGGCACCATCTCCTGCCCGGCGGTCGAGGGCAGCCTGCCGGCGATCCCCGCCTCCGCCCAGGCCGAGGTCACCCGCAACCTGGAGCTGCTCGACACCCAGATCCAGGAAGCCAACCAGCGCCTGATCGACACCGTCGGGCAGGGCGGCGCCAACTTCGTCCAGAACGCCATCCTCGGCCCGCTCGAAGACAAGCGCATCGCGACGCTGAACCGCATCGAGACCGCGATCGGCCGCGCCGCCGCCAAGCCCGAGGGCCTCGAAGCCCTCGCGACCTGCGAGCTCAACGCGGGCGGCGCGGCGGGCGCGGGCGAAGAGGCGGAGGCCGGCGGTGACGACGCGGCCACCGCGGCGCCCAGCGAGCCGGCGGCCGGTGAGGAAGCCGGCGCGGGCGCGGGCGAGGACGCGGGCAACGCGGGTGCCGCCGGCACCATCACCTGCCCCGAGGTCGAGAGCAGCCTCCCGGCGATCCCGGCGTCCGCGCAGGCCGAGGTCACCCGCAACCTGGCCCAGCTCGACACGCAGATCCAGGAGGCCAACCAGCGCCTGATCGACACCGTCGGCCAGGGCGGCCCCAACTTCGTCCAGAACGCCATCCTCGGCCCGCTGGAGGACAAGCGTGTCGCCGCGCTGAACCGCATCGAGACGGCGATCGGCCGCGCCGCCGCCAAGCCGGAGGGCCTGGAGGCGCTCGCCCCCTGCCAGCTCAACCAGTAGTCCACAGGTCACGTTGACCCACACGTTCGGCGAGTGACCTCCTGACGCTCCCTGCGGGCGCCGGGGGCCGTGGCCGCCCCGCGCGCCGGCCGGGGCGGCCACGGAAGACCAACCCGGTTCCGGGTGGATCCCAGCGAGGGGTCCACCCGGAATTCGCGTCTCCGAGCACAATTCCTTAGACAGGCGAAGCGTTTCCGACGATAATCGTTAGACATGGGAAAGACTTACGAGCGCATCGACGGCCGCCTGCGTACGTTCATCGAGGCCCAGCCCCTCTTCTTCACCTCGACCGCGCCCCTGTCGGCCGACGGCACGGTCAACCTCTCCCCCAAGGGCCTCAAGGGTTCCTTCGTGATCCTCGACGAACGGACCGTCGCCTACCTGGACTTCGCCGGGTCCACCGCGGAGACCATCGCGCATCTGCGCGAGAACGGCCGGATCACCCTCATGTGGTGCGCCTTCCAGGGCCCGCCCAACATCGTGCGGGTCCACGGCAAGGGCGAGGCCGTCTTCCGTGACGACCCGCTCTTCCCGGAACTCCTCGCCCGCTTCCCCGACATCGACCCGGCCTCGCACGGCCTGCGCGCGATCATCGTGGTCCGGGCCGAACGCATCCGCGACAGCTGCGGCTACTCCGTGCCGTTCATGGCGTACGAGGAGGACCGCGACCTGCACGGCCGGCGCTTCGCGCGCGAGGACGACGACTCGCTCAGCGCGTACTTCAGCTCCAAGGAGCACATCGCGACCAGCCTGGACGGACTCCCCGGGCTGCCGTTGCCGCTGCCGCCCTCCAACGTCTGAGTCGAGGGCGAAAAAGCCGCACATCGCGCCCGGGGCGAGCGGCGGGCGTACGGCCGTCATCCGGTACCGCCCGTTCCGCAAGGCAGTTGGGCACAGGGTTGAACACACGGCACTCCCTGCACGTACGTGTGGGCCAAGGGTCCAGCCCACCACGGAGGAACCGTGTCCACGATCGCCGGAGGTCGCGCCGCGCGCCGCCAGACGATGCGCCGCATCCGACCTCGTCGTTCCCCCGCCGTCCCGTTGCTGCTCGCCTTCTGGGGTGGAGCGGCCGCGGTGGTGTGGCTGTGGTGGGACAACACGCCGTCCATCGCGGACCAGGGCAGCAAGATGGTGAACGCCGGCCGGATCACGGGCCTGCTCGGCGGCTACCTGATGGCCCTGGTCGTGCTCCAGATGGCCCGCGTGCCCGCGCTGGAACGCCGGGTCGGTTCCGACCGGGTGGCGCGCTGGCACGCGATGACCGGCCGCTACACGCTCTGCCTGGTCGTCGCGCACGTCGTCCTCACGATGTACGGGTACGCCCTGCAGGCCGGTCTCACCCACACCGCGATCCTCCAGCAGACGATCGACTCGATCAACCAGCTGCCGGACATGGGCAAGGCTGCCATCGGCACCGGTCTGCTGGTGCTGATCGGGCTCATCTCGATCGGCCCGGTGCGCAAGCGGATCCCGTACGACCTCTGGTACCACACGCACCTGCTGACGTACGCGGCGACGTTCCTGACGTTCTGGCACCAGATCTCCACCGGCAACGAGTTCGCCGTCACCCCCGCCGCGAAGACCGGCTGGTACGCGCTGTACGGGTCGGTGACCGCGCTGGTGGTCTGGTACCGGATCTTCACCCCGATCCGGCTGAACGTGAAGCACCGGCTGCGGGTCGAGGCGGTCATCGAGGAGTCGCCCGGCATCGTCTCGGTGCTGATGAGCGGGCGCAAGCTGCACCGGATGGGCGCCGAGGCCGGGCAGTTCTTCCGCTGGCGGTTCCTCGCGCCGGGCATGCGGTTCAGCTCGCACCCGTACTCGCTGTCGGCGGCGCCCCGCCCCAACATGCTGCGCATCACGGTCAAGGCGATCGGCGACCACAGCTCGGCCCTGCGTGACCTTCAGCCCGGCACCCGGGTGTGGGCCGAGGGCCCGTACGGGGCACTGACGGCCGGCAAGCGCAGCCGGGGCAAGGTGCTGCTGGTGGCCGGCGGTGTGGGCATCACGCCGATGCGGGCCCTGTTCGAGACGCTGCCCGGTGCGGCCGGTGACCTGACCCTCCTCTACCGGGCCAACAGCACCCAGGACCTGGCCCTCTGGGACGAGCTGGCGCAGATCGCGGAGGAGCGCGGGGCACGGCTGATGTACGCGGTGAACAGCCCGGAGGGCGAACGCCCGGACATCTCACCGGACTCCCTGCGTCGCAAGATCCCGGACATCGAGCGCCACGACGTCTTCCTGTGCGGCCCGCCCGGATTCGCCCAGGGCGTGTACGCGGCGCTGCGCGGCGCGGGCGTCCCGACCCGCCGTATCCACCACGAGTCGTTCGAGATGTGAGCGGACGCGCCCTCTCCCCACCGGTCCCACCGGACCTCTCCCCTGCCCAGGGGACTCCCCCACGGGGTTGTCCCTCACGAGACTTCACATTCAGGAGCTGAAGGAGCGATGAAGAAGAGCCACCCCATACGGCGGACCCTGCTCGCCACCGCCGCCACCGTGTCCGGCATCGTGCTGCTGCTGTCACTGAAGCCCGCCTCGGACCCGGCCGGATCGGTACAGGCCGGAGCGGCGGGGGGTGCTCCTTCGGCACAGGGCGGTCAGGGGGCGGCGGCCGGCGCGCAGACCCTCACGGGTAGCGCCGTGCAGACCGACTACGGTCCCGTCCAGGTCCGGATCACGGTCAACGGCGGCAAGATCACCAACGCCGAGGCCGTGCAGCAGCCCAGCGGCGGCCGCTCCACCCAGATCAGCGGCGACGCCATACCCAAGCTCAACCAGGCAGCCGTGGCCGCCGGTACCGCCGAGATCGACGCGGTCTCCGGCGCCACCTACACCAGCGCCGGCTACAAGGAATCCCTCCAGTCCGCCCTGGACCAGGCCGGCAGCGCGCAGGACTCGGGCGCGCAGGTGCTCACGGGCACCACCGTCCAGACCGACTACGGTCCCGTCCAGGTGCGGATCACCGTCAGCGGCGGCAAGATCACCAACGCCGAGGCCGTGCAGGCGCCGAGCGGCGGCCGCAGCACGCAGATCACCAGCGACTCGGTGCCGAAGCTCAACCAGGCGGCCGTGGCCGCGGGCAGCGCCGAGATCGACGCGGTCTCGGGCGCCACCTACACCAGCGCCGGCTACAAGGAATCCCTCCAGTCCGCCCTGGACCAGGCCGGCAGCGCACAGGACTCGGGCGGCAAGGCCGAGGCGGGCGGCGAGGCGGAGGCGGGCGGCGACTCACAGGACGCCGGCGACGCCGAGGGCTCCGGGGCCGGGCAGGCGACGGGCACCCAGGTGCTCACGGGCTCGGCCGTGCAGACCGACTACGGTCCCGTCCAGGTCCGGATCACCGTCAACGGCGGCAAGATCACCAACGCCGAGGCGCTGCAGCAGCCGAGCGGTGGCCGCTCCACCCAGATCAGCGGCACCGCCATCCCCCAGCTCAACCAGAACGCCGTCTCGGCAGGGAGTGCTGACATCGATGCTGTCTCAGGCGCCACGTACACCAGCGGCGGTTACAAGGAGTCCCTCCAGTCCGCGCTGGACCAGGCCGGCTGATCCGGTGGCAGAACCCGCCGGGGCCGCCGCGCCCGCGCAACTGCGGCACGTCGAGGAGGTCATGGGCACCGTCTTCTCGTTCGACATCCGGGGAGGCGAGCCCACGGCGGTCAAGGCCGCGCTCGAAGAGGCGGTGGCCGGGCTCCACGCCGTGGACGAGGTGTTCAGCACCTACCGCGAGCAGAGCCAGATCTCCCGGCTGGCCCGGGCCGAGCTGACGATCGAGGAGTGCGGCCCCGAGGTCGCCGAGGTGCTCGAACTCTGCGCCGAGGCCGAGCGGTTGAGCGACGGGTGGTTCAGCGCCACCTATGAGGGCCGCTTCGACCCGACCGGTCTGGTGAAGGGCTGGGCCACCGAACGGGCCGCTCTGCGCCTGGTCGAGGCCGGGGCGGTCGGGGTGAGCGTGAACGGGGGCGGCGATGTCCAGCTGTGCGGTGTCCCCGGCTCGGACCGGCCGTGGCGCGTCGGCGTGGCCGATCCCCTCCGCCCCGGCGGTCTCGCCGCCGTCGTCACCGCGGCCGGCACCGACCGCCTCGCGGTCGCCACGTCCGGGACGGCCGAGCGCGGCGCCCACATCGTCGACCCTCGCACGGGTAAGTCCGCCGTGACGGATTTGGTGGCGGTCACCGTCGTCGCCCCTCGCCTGACCTGGGCGGACTGCTGGGCGACAGCGGCTTTCGCGATGGGTTCGCGGGAGGGCCTGGCGTGGCTGGAGTCCCTGGAGGACACGGAGGCGTTGCTGATCACGGCGGGCGACGAGGTGCGCTGCACCGGAGGCCTGGCCGCGCGGCTGGGCTGAGCGGGGGCTGGGCGCTTACCGGCGCTTACCGGGTGCCGCTGCGCCCCCCGCCCCCCATCGGCCCAGCGGCACGACTCCCGCAGCCGAGTAGATGAAAGGGCGAACCCCCTTTTTCAGGGGCGCGGGGAACTGCGCGACCAGCCACAGCCGACCCGCAGCCGGCGCCCCCGCTGAGCACCCGCTTCAGTGCCCGTGCCCGTTGCCGTTCCCGTTCTGAGCCAGCCTCAACAGGTGATCGGCCAACGCCTGCCCACCCACGGGATCCCGGCTGATCAACAGCAGCGTGTCGTCGCCCGCGATGGTCCCCAGAATGTCGTGCAGCTCCGCCTGATCGATGGCCGAGGCCAGGAACTGGGCCGCCCCCGGCGGCGTACGCAGGACGACCAGGTTCGCGGAAGCCTCCGCGGAGATCAGCAGCTCCGCGGAGAGCCGCCGCATCCGCTCCTCCTTCGCCGACTCCCCCAGCGGAGCCCGGGGGGTCCGAAAACCCCCCTCACTCGGCACCGCGTAGATCAGGTCGCCGTCGGTGTTGCGGATCTTCACCGCGTTGAGCTCGTCCAGGTCCCGGCTGAGCGTCGCCTGCGTGACGCTCAGCCCGTCGTCGGACAGCAGCTTCGCCAACTGGCTCTGCGACCGCACAGGTTGCCGGTTGAGGATGTCCACGATCCGCCGGTGGCGTGCGGTGCGGGTCTGCGGCACGGCAGGCCCCGCCTGGTCGTGCTCCTGCGCCTGGCTCATCGTCGTCTCATTCCCCGGCTCGTCCGTCCCCACTGGCTTCGTGCGCCGCCCGCGCCGCGTCGAGAACGCCGGGCAGCGCCTGGAGGAGGGCGTCCACCTCTGCGTCACCGATGTTGAGCGCGGGCATCAGCCGTACGACATCGGGGGCGGGCGCGTTCACCAGGAAACCGGCGTCCTGAGCGGCCTGTTGCGCCAGGGGCGCGAGCGGCTCGGTGAGCACGATACCCAGCAGGAGGCCCGCGCCACGGACATAGTCGATCATCGGGTCGCCGAGGGACTCGATTCCGTCCCGCAGCTTCTCGCTCTGCCGCTTGACGTTCTCCAGCAGGCCCTCGGCCTGGATGGTCTCCAGGACGGCGAGTCCTGCCGCACAGGCGATCGGGTTGCCGCCGAACGTGGTTCCGTGGTGGCCCGGCTGAAGCAGCTCCGCGGCCCGCCCGAAGGCGACGGTCGCGCCGAGCGGCAGTCCGCCGCCGAGTCCCTTGGCGAGGGTGACGACGTCCGGCAGGACGCCCTCGTGCGCCTGGTACTCGAACCAGTGCCCGGTCCGGCCGACACCGGTCTGCACCTCGTCGAGGACCAGCAGCGAGCCGGTGGCGGCGGTGATGGCGCGGGCGGCCTTCAGATAGCCGACGGGCGGGACGACGACGCCCTTCTCGCCCTGGATGGGCTCGATGATGACGAGGGCCGTCTCCTCGGTGACCGCGGCGGCCAGGGCCTGCGCGTCGCCGTACGGGACGTGCGTGACGTCGCCGGGCAGCGGGTGGAATCCGGTCTGCTTGCCGGGCTGGCCGGTGAGGGCGAGGGCGCCCATGGTCCGGCCGTGGAAGCCGCCCTCGGTGGCGACCATGTGGGTCCGCCCGGTCAGCCGGCCGATCTTGAACGCGCCCTCGTTGGCCTCGGCGCCCGAGTTGCAGAAGTAGACCTTGCCGTCCCGGCCGAAGTGCTCCAGCAGCCGCTCGGCGAGCGCGATGGGCGGCTCGGCGATGAACAGGTTGGAGACGTGGCCGAGGGAGGCGATCTGCTTGCTGACGGCCTCGACGATCGCCGGGTGGGCGTGGCCGAGCGCGTTGACCGCGATGCCACCGACGAAGTCGACGTACTCCTTGCCGTCGCCGTCCCAGACCTTGGCGCCCGCACCGCGGACGAGCGGCAGCTTCGGGGTGCCGTAGTTGTTCATGAGCGAGCCCTGCCACCGCTGGGTCAGCTCCGCGTTCTTCGCGGT from Streptomyces sp. DSM 40750 includes these protein-coding regions:
- a CDS encoding MFS transporter, giving the protein MTSTLQPARAAETENRPGRWLALSVLVLAVLLVAVDATVLGLATPYISEDLKPSGTQLLWIGDVYSFVIAGLLVSAGSLGDRIGRKKLLLTGATAFGVISVLNAYATTPELLIVARALLGVAGATLMPATLALIRNLFHDPRERSLAIGIWGATASAGTAVGPVVGGFLLEHFWWGSVFLINLPVMVILVLVGIKLLPESRHPSPGPWDLPSVGLSLVGMIGVVYAVKETATHGLDGNALAAGLVGAAALFAFVRRQLTLPHPLLDMRLFRNRGFSGAVLADLLTILGLSGLVFFLSQFLQLVQGRGPLEAGLAELPAAVGAVVAGLVAGAAARRFSVRSVVAGGLAAIGLALGMLTLVDRSTGYPLIGAALLIVGVGAGFSFTVTADVILSSVPKEQAGSASAVSETAYELGAALGIAVLGSIVTGVYRDFTAPAGTPAGAHESLGGAVEVAAGMPADAAQEMLSSARQAFVDGLALAAGAGAAVLIATSVAAWFLLRGQRLDSKV
- a CDS encoding TetR/AcrR family transcriptional regulator, whose product is MAVDREHVLRSAAALLTRKSTATMDEVAKAAGISRATLHRQFAGRDALVRALEALGIAECEAALDAARLAEGPAREAVRRLVREVEPAAGLLAFLYSENQLFEGEQNEGWSRIDDRIAALFRRGQAAGEFRIDLTPAWLTEALYGLLASGAWAVSEGRVAPKDFHFMIVELLLGGALRHPEQPREES
- a CDS encoding aldo/keto reductase, translating into MPFARLATATTPTCHIGLGLAAVGRPGYINLNRDHDLGEIRTVDALRTRTHELLDAAYAQGIRYFDAARSYGLSEEFLAAWLSTRQDIDDIVVGSKWGYTYTADWTTDAENHEVKDHSVQTFERQRAETAELLGDRLDLYQIHSVTPDSPALTDKELHAKLAEAAAQGVTIGFSTSGPAQAETIRTALAVTVDGEPLFRTVQSTYNALETSAAPALAEAHDAGLTVIVKEAMANGRLADPYAPDALKSVAEEAGHGCDAVALALVLRQPWAGVVLSGAATTLQLASNLHAAVVDLDDEQLTRLASLVEDPQTYWEKRGRLPWH
- the argH gene encoding argininosuccinate lyase, with product MSSNSGDVRLWGGRFADGPAEALAKLSASVHFDWRLAPYDIAGSRAHARVLHKAGLLTEDELTRMIAGLDRLEVDVASGEFIGTIADEDVHTALERGLLERLGPDLGGKLRAGRSRNDQVATLFRMYLRDHARTIGGLIADLQDALIGLAEAHPDVAMPGRTHLQHAQPVLFAHHVLAHVQSLSRDAERLRQWDERTAVSPYGSGALAGSSLGLDPEAVAKDLGFEHGSSANSIDGTASRDFVAEFAFITAMIGVNLSRIAEEVIIWNTKEFSFVTLHDAFSTGSSIMPQKKNPDIAELARGKSGRLIGNLTGLMATLKALPLAYNRDLQEDKEPVFDSIDQLEVLLPAFTGMMATLTVHRERMEELAPAGFSLATDIAEWLVKQGVPFRVAHEVAGECVKAAEAENKELSDLTDDQFAKISAHLTPEVRTVLNVPGALASRNGRGGTAPSAVAIQLAEIKVDVAAQHEWATAKGK
- a CDS encoding argininosuccinate synthase, with translation MTERVVLAYSGGLDTSVAIGWIAEETGAEVIAVAVDVGQGGEDLDAIRKRALACGAVEAEVADARDEFADEYCLPAIKANALYMDRYPLVSALSRPTIVKHLVAAARKHGATTVAHGCTGKGNDQVRFEAGIVALAPDLKCIAPVRDYAMTRDKAIAFCEAKHLPIATTKKSPYSIDQNVFGRAVETGFLEDIWNGPIADIYEYTQDPAAQRDPDEVVVTFEQGVPVAIDGKPVTVLQAIQELNERAGAQGIGRIDMVEDRLVGIKSREVYEAPGAIALITAHQELENVTVERELARYKRQVEQRWGELVYDGQWFSPLKRALEGFVDEANEHVSGDIRMTLHGGRAVVTGRRSQSSLYDFNLATYDTGDTFDQAAAKGFIDIYSMSSKIAARRQLQGRA
- a CDS encoding pyridoxamine 5'-phosphate oxidase family protein → MGKTYERIDGRLRTFIEAQPLFFTSTAPLSADGTVNLSPKGLKGSFVILDERTVAYLDFAGSTAETIAHLRENGRITLMWCAFQGPPNIVRVHGKGEAVFRDDPLFPELLARFPDIDPASHGLRAIIVVRAERIRDSCGYSVPFMAYEEDRDLHGRRFAREDDDSLSAYFSSKEHIATSLDGLPGLPLPLPPSNV